In Fusarium musae strain F31 chromosome 7, whole genome shotgun sequence, a single window of DNA contains:
- a CDS encoding hypothetical protein (EggNog:ENOG41), with protein MATSASSVAGTSQPVIKKEEDDSNNECAFLFPNKTEAMKGGPNQVICIDDDNDGDESISGLFTRPQEMSGKDNLTIVKEESDEEKKSFKIKGLKPQRKDNITAGDFCGTINVDPESSDEDIDDEDGLGSAHEKASDYHDSDESDESDNSETQQEKHKPNRGIYKASDIRKRIKDYENEKNALLVRHHTGNQLNPAECEKLERLKKEIPKVQKVLEKYARESPAKNAREYWQRYLKRQEEKEDRKRKRAGDDTTANKLQKTAMQSGPFGGAEHPGFSRAAALFTTKGAEDDDDGDGEPANRIEATTHEAQMKQIMAGIPEGNDTRHTKTQRKDLMKAKKCFGYKQIKAIDGKWQLKGMETAMHSQQLVAATWMVMREAMGLIPAGGILADEMGLGKTITSLATIVGHPAEKEDRDKGYGRATLVIADSSQSASRTWMDQIEKHTSERITNLNALRGQFPSKKERKLLKAQWAGDEDGYQQAISKNLGELFQVNWYRIILDEAHGIKNHTSSGALAVWELNAKYRWALTGTPLANRLEEFYPYLKFIGCEFATSMKKYRAQYIKSDQAAANFETLVALVMLRRQQTEKFLGHTMVPLPKSHRNDIWIPCAGWEKILEEVVDGAYQEKLDAQNEHHETEEEQQEQDNQEIEDVPDDENEDAPDDESEDEFEGDDKSRSNGLDTYRIQLVRCMRLLQLTSHPLTLETFYREEDHDVYIDRTLERLKSEITQLNLEADQKALEASLEPAYSSGLRQLELVIRDNFGASEEMKELLTLAANEHKVKGVTCAFCEKRTPPENPIKSSNAPQCHVTGCSPKLGMGQAVKTPGCIDRAVKAIDGYKEPGRDSIGTRWTGGLKDKASFFRAVCGHDDIDYGPVRMPLSSKVKATLAVMLTWMEEAPDDKIIIYVQWTRTAKALGCVLESLGINFLYYNRMANQKQKARALDEFTNNTDIKILVSSMKCGGQSLNLQMANRVIILDEWWNKAAEEQAFKRVYRTGQLKQTHLVRIMAKDSIDERIIMLQDAKEEVIRAALQDGEMQPHFSNYRHLQMLFSGKDKETLVAEMEKEARAKQAKQ; from the exons ATGGCCACTTCAGCATCCTCTGTCGCTGGCACCAGCCAGCCCGTCAtaaagaaggaggaagatgattcTAATAATGAATGCGCTTTCCTCTTTCCAAACAAGACTGAAGCAATGAAGGGTGGCCCAAACCAGGTCATCTGcatcgatgatgataatgacGGCGACGAGAGTATTTCGGGGCTGTTCACCCGGCCTCAAGAGATGTCAGGTAAAGACAACCTCACTATCGTCAAGGAAGAGAGCGATGAGGAAAAAAAGAGCTTCAAGATAAAGGGACTCAAGCCTCAGAGAAAAGACAACATTACAGCCGGAGACTTCTGTGGCACGATCAATGTTGACCCGGAGTCTAGTGACGAAGatatcgatgatgaggacggTCTAGGTTCTGCACATGAGAAGGCCTCGGATTATCACGATTCGGACGAGTCGGACGAGTCGGACAATTCGGAAACTCAGCAGGAAAAACACAAGCCAAATAGAGGGATTTACAAAGCCTCGGATATCAGAAAACGTATCAAAGACTACGAGAACGAAAAAAATGCTTTGCTCGTCAGGCACCACACGGGAAACCAGTTGAATCCGGCGGAGTGCGAGAAACTCGAAAGACTGAAGAAAGAAATCCCCAAAGTACAGAAGGTACTTGAGAAGTATGCCAGAGAATCTCCAGCAAAAAATGCTCGAGAGTACTGGCAGCGGTATCTGAAGCGACAAGAGGAAAAAGAGGACAGAAAGCGCAAACGTGCCGGCGATGATACAACCGCGAACAAGCTTCAGAAGACAGCCATGCAATCAGGGCCTTTTGGTGGAGCTGAACACCCTGGTttctcaagagcagcagcccTATTCACCACAAAAGGGGctgaggacgatgacgacggcGACGGTGAACCAGCGAACAGGATCGAGGCCACAACTCACGAGGCCCAAATGAAGCAGATCATGGCGGGCATTCCCGAGGGTAACGATACCCGACATACGAAGACGCAAAGGAAGGATCTGATGAAAGCTAAGAAATGCTTCGGATACAAGCAGATCAAGGCTATTGACGGGAAGTGGCAGCTCAAAGGGATGGAAACCGCTATGCACAGTCAGCAGCTTGTGGCCGCTACCTGGATGGTTATGCGTGAAGCCATGGGATTGATTCCGGCGGGAGGTATCCTGGCTGACGAGATGGGACTTGGAAAAACCATCACGTCTCTTGCAACTATCGTCGGTCATCCAGCGGAGAAGGAAGACAGAGATAAAGGTTATGGCAGGGCAACTTTGGTAATTGCTGACAGTTCCCAATCTGCCTCAAGGACCTGGATGGATCAGATCGAGAAGCATACCTCAGAAAG AATCACCAACTTAAATGCACTGCGTGGACAGTTTCCCAGCAAGAAGGAACGTAAATTGCTAAAGGCCCAATGGGCGGGAGATGAGGATGGATATCAGCAAgccatctccaagaaccTCGGTGAACTCTTCCAAGTCAACTGGTATCGAATCATTCTGGACGAGGCTCATGGTATAAAGAATCACACCTCAAGTG GTGCTCTCGCAGTCTGGGAACTGAACGCCAAATACCGGTGGGCTTTGACTGGCACGCCCCTTGCCAACAGACTGGAAG AGTTCTACCCCTACTTGAAGTTTATTGGTTGCGAATTTGCAACTAGCATGAAAAAATACCGAGCTCAGTACATCAAGAGCGACCAGGCAGCTGCAAACTTCGAAACCTTAGTGGCCCTTGTCATGCTGAGACG ACAGCAGACTGAAAAGTTCCTCGGACACACCATGGTCCCCTTGCCAAAAAGCCATCGCAACGATATTTGGATTCCATGCGCAGGCTGGGAGAAGATCCTTGAAGA GGTTGTGGATGGTGCATACCAAGAAAAGCTCGACGCCCAAAATGAACACCACGAgactgaagaagagcaacaagAGCAGGACAATCAGGAGATTGAAGACGTACCCGACGACGAGAATGAAGATGCACCAGACGACGAGAGTGAAGATGAATTCGAAGGTGACGACAAAAGCAGATCCAATGGCCTAGACACGTACAGAATTCAGCTCGTGAGATGTATGAGGCTCCTGCAACTCACGTCTCACCCCCTCACCCTTGAAACGTTCTATAGAGAGGAAGATCATGACGTATACATTGACCGGACCCTCGAGCGGCTGAAATCAGAGATCACCCAATTGAACCTCGAGGCAGATCAGAAGGCTCTGGAAGCATCTCTCGAGCCAGCCTATTCCTCAGGGCTCCGACAGTTGGAGTTGGTGATCAGGGACAACTTTGGGGCTAGCGAGGAGATGAAAGAGCTACTCACACTTGCGGCTAACGAGCATAAGGTCAAAGGTGTCACCTGCGCCTTCTGTGAGAAGAGAACCCCCCCTGAGAACCCCATCAAGAGCTCAAAC gcTCCCCAGTGTCATGTTACGGGATGCTCTCCAAAACTCGGAATGGGCCAAGCAGTAAAGACTCCGGGGTGCATCGACAGAGCTGTAAAAGCTATAGATGGTTACAAGGAACCTGGCCGTGACAGCATCGGAACACGGTGGACTGGTGGCCTGAAAGACAAGGCGTCGTTCTTTCGCGCTGTTTGTGGTCACGATGACATTGATTATGGTCCTGTCAGGATGCCCCTGAGTTCCAAAGTCAAAGCCACTTTGGCAGTAATGCTGACTTGGATGGAGGAAGCCCCCGatgacaagatcatca TTTATGTCCAGTGGACTAGAACTGCAAAGGCTCTCGGCTGTGTTCTTGAGAGCCTGGGCATCAATTTTCTCTACTACAACCGGATGGCAAACCAAAAGCAAAAGGCTCGAGCACTAGACGAGTTCACCAATAACACAGATATTAAGATTCTG GTGTCGTCAATGAAGTGTGGTGGGCAGTCCTTGAATCTCCAGATGGCCAATCgcgtcatcatccttgacGAATGGTGGAATAAAGCCGCTGAGGAACAAGCGTTCAAGAGAGTCTACAGAACTGGCCAGTTGAAACAGACTCATCTTGTTCGAATCATGGCGAAGGATAGCATCGACGAACGTATCATCATGCTGCAGGATGCAAAGGAAGAGGTCATCAGGGCTGCACTCCAAGATGGGGAGATGCAGCCACACTTCTCCAACtatcgtcatcttcaaaTGCTCTTCTCCGGAAAGGACAAAGAGACCCTGGTcgccgagatggagaaggaggctCGTGCCAAACAGGCCAAGCAGTGA